Proteins from a genomic interval of Geotrypetes seraphini chromosome 7, aGeoSer1.1, whole genome shotgun sequence:
- the ARMT1 gene encoding damage-control phosphatase ARMT1 translates to MAVPCSLSARFNGSFAYFTVKDRLPQILTKVIDTVHRSKNAFSEAYGEEGIEAEKKALAAFSKLRNELQTDKPLLLLTDNLPDTTLWNQYLDYQQTLLSENDQPSWFKSPWLYVECYMYRKIHEGIVLSPPICNFDVFNEVKNESFFQSQQAIIALCTYLQELAKKIKDMGEEQLKEEFVKLLQVSLWGNKCDLSISAGQDNAQKSSPLASLTDLQSCILVNDADHLWSVLSRGMKTRSRQASASRVDIVLDNAGFELVTDLVLADFLLASKLATEIHFHGKSIPWYVSDTTKFDFQWTVQQLRAANHRWMSKCGSNWDSNLKKEVWLYHDHLFWTLPHEFCEMARVAPDLYTELQKSDLILFKGDLNYRKLTRDRKWDFTVPFSQALNRFHPAPLCSIRTLKADLQVGLKCGHGEQLTSSDPTWMISGKYGVIQFSTLI, encoded by the exons ATGGCTGTTCCCTGTTCTCTCTCTGCCAGATTTAATGG GTCATTTGCATATTTTACAGTTAAAGACAGATTACCTCAGATCCTGACTAAAGTGATTGATACAGTGCATCGAAGTAAAAATGCATTTTCAGAAGCATATGGAGAG GAGGGTATTGAAGCTGAAAAAAAAGCCCTGGCTGCCTTTTCTAAACTACGAAATGAGTTGCAGACTGATAAACCATTGCTTCTGCTAACAGATAATCTTCCTGATACCACGTTATGGAACCAGTACTTAGACTATCAGCAGACTTTATTAAGTGAAAATGACCAACCTAGCTGGTTTAAATCCCCCTGGTTGTATGTGGAATGTTACATGTACCGCAAGATTCACGAAGGAATTGTGTTGAG tCCTCCCATCTGCAACTTTGATGTGTTTAATGAGGTAAAGAATGAAAGCTTTTTTCAGTCCCAGCAAGCTATTATTGCCTTATGTACCTACCTCCAGGAGCTCGCCAAAAAGATCAAAGACATGGGCGAAGAGCAACTGAAGGAAGAATTTGTTAAGCTCTTGCAG GTTTCATTATGGGGGAACAAGTGTGACCTCTCCATTTCAGCTGGGCAGGACAACGCTCAGAAGTCcagccccctggcctccctgacCGATCTGCAATCTTGCATTTTAGTGAATGATGCAGATCACCTGTGGTCAGTCCTCTCCCGTGGCATGAAAACAAGGAGTCGCCAAGCTTCTGCTTCAAGAGTTGATATTGTCCTGGACAACGCTGGATTTGAACTTGTGACTGATCTTGTTTTGGCAGACTTCTTGCTAGCTTCCAAACTGGCCACTGAAATTCATTTTCATGGAAAGAGCATTCCGTGGTATGTTTCAGACACGACAAAGTTTGATTTTCAGTGGACTGTTCAGCAGCTCCGAGCAGCCAATCATAGGTGGATGTCTAAGTGTGGCAGTAATTGGGATAGTAATCTAAAAAAAGAAGTTTGGCTCTATCACGATCACCTCTTTTGGACTCTTCCACATGAGTTTTGCGAGATGGCCCGAGTTGCTCCCGATCTGTACACTGAGCTACAGAAGTCCGATCTAATCCTTTTCAAAGGTGACCTGAACTATAGGAAGCTCACACGTGATCGGAAATGGGACTTTACGGTGCCATTTTCTCAGGCTCTGAACAGGTTTCACCCTGCACCTCTTTGTAGTATCAGAACACTTAAAGCAGATCTCCAGGTTGGTTTGAAGTGTGGTCATGGTGAACAGCTCACATCCTCTGATCCAACTTGGATGATCAGTGGAAAGTATGGGGTAATACAGTTCAGCACTTTGATatga